CTGCACGAGGTGGTAGCTGCCGTCGGCCCGCACCTCGTAGCGTTCCTCGGCGAGGGTGCGGTAGATCGAGTTGCGGTAGCTGACGGCGAACGTGTCACCCTCGAGCGGAACCGTGGCCAGCGCCTCGCCACCGTCGTCGGTCACCACGACGCTGCGGCCCTCGGCGTCCTCCCACGGGGAGGCGAGGGTGACGCCGAGGGCGGCGAGGGCCGCGCAGCAGACGACGACGATGGCGATGGCGCGTGTGGGCACGAGCGGGTCAGCCCACCTCGTCGTAGTACTTCTGCGACCCCGGGCAGGCGTCGATGAAGGGCACGTCCCCGGCCGTGGAGGCGTCGAGCTCCTTGGCCGCCGAGTGCACCTGCACCAGCGCGTCCTTGTTCTCGAAGATCGCCCGGGTGACGTCCTCCTGCAGCTGCTCGTCCATCGAGGTGTTCGCCACGAGGATGTTCGGCGAGGCGATCACCGAGACCGGCTCCGACTGGCCCTCGTAGGTCTTGGCGGGGATGTCCTCCTTGACGTAGTAGTCGCCGTACTCCTTGGCCAGCTCGTCGGCGTACTCACCGATCTCGATCAGCTGCATGTCACCGGTGCTGGCCAGGTCGACGAGGGCACCGGTGGGCAGACCACCGGACCAGAATCCGGCGTCGATCGTCCCGTCGCGCAGCGCGTCGACCGTCTCGGCGGCGCCGAGCTGACGCCGGTCGATGTCCTTCTCCGGGTCGATGCCGGCAGCCTCGAGGACGCGCATGGCTCCGACCTCGGTGGCCGACCCCGGAGCGCCGACCGAGATGGTCTTGCCCTTCATGTCCTCGGCGCTCTGGACGCCGGTGCCCTTGGTCGTCACCGGTTGCATGTAGTTGTGGTACATCGAGCCGATCGAGCACACGTCCAGCGGCTCCTCGAAGGAACCGGTGCCCTCCGCGGCGCCGGCGACCACGTCACCGACGCCGAGCGCCAGGTCGGCCGAGCCCTCTTGGATGAGCATCATGTTGTCCACGGAGGCATTGGTCTCCTGGGCGGTGGCCGACGTGCCGTCGACGTTCTTGGAGATGACGTTGGCGATGCCGCCGCCGAGCGGGTAGTAGACACCGCCTGTGCCACCCGTCGCGATGGTCAGCGCGCCGTCGCCACCTCCGCCACTCCCTTCGCCGCCATCACCTCCGCAGGCGGCGAGGAAGAGGGCCGGGACGGCCAGCAGCGCGGCAGTGCGCGCGGTTCGCTTGGTCATGGTGATCTCCTTTGATCGGTGTGACTTCGTGCGTGGGTCAGGGGGTTGTCGATGGGCCCGGATCGGCGAGGGTCCCTGCGGTTTCAGGGTCCTGCTGGGGCGCGGGAACGGCTCCCACGGCGAGCAGGCCCGCCAGGGTCTGGTAGTAGCCGACGAGGACCGTCAGCTCGGTGACGCCGGCGTGCCCCAGGTGTGGCAGGGCACGTTCGTGCACCTCGTCGTCGATGCGCGCACCGCGCAGCAGTGCGGTGGCCAGGTCGAGGGTCGCGGTCTCCGCCGACGAGAGCGAAGGGGGGAGCTCACCGCGGCGCAGGCCGTCCAGCTCGTCGTCCGTCACGCTGACCTGGCGGGCGACGCGGCTGTGTGCGTACCACTCGTAGTCACTGTCCAGGGCCGCCGCGACGAGGCAGATCACCAGCTCCCGGGTACGCGCCGGCAAGCGACCGCCGAAGCGAAGCGACGAGCCGAGTGACTGCAGTGCCTCGCCGATGGCGGGGGAATGGAGCATCGCGTTGAAGGGACCGGCCAGCCGACCGTCGTCGTCGACGAGGAGGAAGGGGCCGTCCTTGCGGGGTGATTCGGTGATGGTCTCGTACAGGGCCCGCTGCGCCTCGTCGAGACCGGCGGGCTCGAGCAGCGGGAAGCGACCGCCGACGGCACGCTCACGCACGTGGCTCCGGTCGCTCGGGCGGTGGCTCCGCTCAGACAAGAGTGCGACCTCCGTCGACGTAGAGGACCTGCCCGGTGACGAACGCGGCCTGTCGGGAGGCGAGGAAGAGCACGGCGCCGGTCAGGTCCTCGACGGTGCCGAGTCGTCCTGCCGGCACGAGCGAGGTGTAGTGCTCGCGCACCCCCGGTCGGTCGAGGTGGCCGCGGGTCAGCTCGGTGTCGGTGTAGCCGGGGGCGATGGCGTTGACCGTCACGCCGTCGGCGGCCCACTCCCGGGCCATCACGCGCAGCAGCTGGTCGAGCCCGCCCTTGCTGGCGGCATAGGGCCCGTGGTCCGGGTGGGCCAGGGTGCTCGAGACGGAGGAGCAGTACACCTGCCGGCCGTAGCCGGCGGCGACCATGTGGCGGCCGGCGGCGCGGCCCAGGCGGAAGGCGCTGGTGAGGTTGACCTCGATCATCCGGTGCCACTCGTCGTCCGCGACGTCCAGGACCGGGACGCGGTGGTTGGCCCCGATGGCGTGCACCAGCACGTCGATCCCGCCCCAGTGCTCGACGACGCCGTCAACGGCTGCGGTGCAGCCGCTCGGGGTCGTCAGGTCAGCGGTGATGCGCTCGATCCGCCCGTCCAGTCGCGCGAGGGCGTCCGTGGCGACGTCGACGGCGCACACCCGGGCTCCGGCGTCCTCGAAGGCCCGGGCGCACGCGCTGCCGATGCCGCCCGCGCCTGCCACGAGGACGCGCTGACCGGCCAGTCCCAGCCAGTCCTGGGCGGTGACGTCATCGGCCCGCACCTGCGTAGTGGTCATTTGGAGAATGTATCCAATTATCGAGCGGCTGTGTGGCGCAGGACACGAAAAAAGCGGGTTGGATCAGGTCACGATCCGGTTACGACAGGCCCTCCGTGTGCCCGCCGCGGGCGGCTGTCGCGGGCTCAGCCGGCTTCGAGGAAGCCGCGCAGCGAGGCGATGGCGTGCTGCCGGTGCAGGTCGAGCATGTCGATGAGTGACTCGGCGTCCCGGCGGACGAAGGCGTCGATGATCAGCTCGTGCTCGTCGCGCACCACCGCTCGGTTGGCGGGCGTGCCGTAGTACACGAAGCGGTAGGTGTCGGTTGCGTCCCACAGGACCTGGATGAGGCGCTCGAGCCGCGGCATCTGCGCGGCCTTGACCATCACGAAGTGGAAGCGCCGGTTCGCCTCGGTCATCGTCAGCAGGTCGCCGGCCTCCCCGGCCGCGTTGACCTGCGCCGCAGCCTGCCGCATCTCCTCGACGACCTTGTCGTCGGCCCGCTCGACCGCCAGCCGGGCGGCCTCGGCCTCGAGCAGCTCCCGGATGCGGTAGACCTCCAGCAGGTCGTCCATCGACAGGCGGGCGACCTTGTACCCGCGGTGGGGCTCGTAGACAACCTGGCCCTCACTCTCGAGCGTGCTCAGCGCCTCACGCAGCGGCACCCGGCTGACCCCGAAGCGCTTCGCCAGGGCGTCCTGCCGCAGAGCCTGACCGGGCATCAGGTCACCGGCCACGATCGCCTGGCGCATCTGCTCGAGGACGAACGCCTGCGCCGTGGGTGGCCGCCTGACCGAGGCGCTGGAGCTGGTCATCCCGCCGCTCTCCGTGGTTGTGGTCCCGTCACGGCCCAACCCTAGTGGACCGCTCCTGCGCCGCCGCCGGGGAAGTCGGGCCCGCGACCACCTCCGCGTACCGCGCGGTCAGCCCGTCCAGCAGGCAGGCCAGGCCGAGCTCGAAGCTCTCCCGGTCGATCTCCTCGGCGAGCTCCGGCAGCCGGTGCGCCTGTGCGAGAGCGGGGTAGCGGTCGAGGTAGACCCGGGCGTCGTCGGCAAAACCGCTGGCGAAGGGGGTCGATGCGGCCCCGACGACGAGGTACTTCACCGAGCCGGCGATCTCGGTCGCGTAGCGGGCGGGCCACCCCGCGGCGAGCAGGCCCGCATGCACCCGCTCCGACATGGCGAGGAAGTCCTCGCGCCGGCCGGCGCCCGAGGCGACGAGCGGCACGGCGTTCGGGTGGGCCGCCAGCGAGGCCCGGTACGAGCGTGCCCAGGTCTCCACCCCCCTTCGCCATGTGCCGTCGGCGAAGCCGCTCGTGTCGACCTGGCGGGTGAGCAGGTTGGCGACCGCGTCGAGGACCTCGTCGCGGTTGGCGTAGTGGCTGTAGAGGGAGGGGGCCTGCACGTCGAGGGCGCGGGCCAGTCCGCGCATGGAGAACTGGGCGAGGCCGTCCTCGTCGATCAGCCGCAGGGCGGTGTCGCGGATGCGTTCACGACTCAGGAGCGGTGTGCTGGGACGAGCCACGGAGCGGGCCTTTCGCGATCGGAACCTAACGGTATAAGGTTACCGCACCGCACAAACCTAACACCGTATGGACCTCTTGGAGATGACGATGAGCGCACCGCAGACCCCCACCTCCCTGTTCGGCATCGACACGCTGCTCACGGAGGAGGAGCGCGCCATGCAGCAGACCGTGGCCCGCTACTGCACCGACCGGCTCCGGCCCCACCTCGCCGCCTGGTACGAGGAGGGGAGCCTGCCGGCGCGGGAGCTCGCCCGGGAGCTCGGCGACCTCGGGGTGCTCGGCATGCACCTGGAGGGGTACGGCTGCGCCGGCACCAGCGCCACGGCCTACGGCCTCGCGTGCCTGGAGCTGGAGGCGGCCGACTCCGGTCTGCGCAGCCTGGTGTCGGTGCAGGGGTCGCTCGCGATGTTCGCCATCCACCGCTGGGGGAGCGAGGAGCAGAAGCAAGAGTGGCTGCCGCGGATGGCCGCGGGCGAGGCCATCGGGTGCTTCGGGCTGACCGAGCCGGACTTCGGCTCCGACCCCGGCGGCATGCGCACGCGCGCGGTGCGCGACGGTGACGACTGGCTCCTCAACGGCACCAAGATGTGGATCACCAACTCCCCGATCGCCGATGTGGCCGTGGTCTGGGCCAACACCGACGAGGGGGAGGGCTCGCGCGGCATCCGCGGATTCGTCGTCCCGACCGACACCCCCGGATTCTCGGCGCCCGAGATCACCAAGAAGCTCTCCCTGCGCGCCTCGATCACCGGTGAGATCGTCCTGCAGGACGTGCGGCTGCCCGCCTCGGCGATGCTGCCCGAGGCGGCCGGGCTCTCCGGCCCCCTGTCCTGCCTCAACGAGGCCCGCTTCGGGATCATCTTCGGCGCGGTCGGGGCGGCTCGCGACTGCATCGACACGGCCCTGTCCTACGTGGGGGACCGCGAGATCTTCGGCAAGCCCCTCGCGGCCTACCAGCTGACCCAGGCCAAGCTCGCCGACATGACCCTCGAGCTCGGCAAGGCCATGCTCCTGGCGATCCAGCTCGGCCGGATGAAGGACGCCGGGACCATCCGCCCCGAGCAGGTGAGCCTGGGCAAACTGAACAACGTCCGCGAGGCCATCGCCATCGCGCGCGAGAGCCGGACCCTGCTGGGCGCCAACGGGATCACCCTCGAGTACCCCGTCCTGCGGCACGCCAACAACCTCGAGTCCGTGCTCACCTACGAGGGCACCTCCGAGGTGCACCAGCTGACGATCGGCAAGGCGCTGACGGGGGAGGCGGCGTTCCGCTGAGCAGCCGGTCGGGGTCGGTTCACGTCAGCGATGGACTCCACCACCGCGGCCGGTAGCGGACCACGACTGCGACATCCGGTGTGGCGCCCCTCCCGCACATCGCTGTGATTACGCTGTAAAGTCCCGCTTACGATGTAATCGCCGGCGCAGGGTGCGTCCGGCTCGAAGGGGTAGTGATGACGCAGACGTGGACCGAGAAGACGCCGGCAGAGGCCCCGGTGAAGGTGACGGCGGAGGACTCGTCGTGGACCGAGGCAGAGCTGAGGCAGGTGCGGGCGGACCTGACGGCCGAGGTGGATCGGTTGAGCGAGGAGATCGCGGTGATCGAGGCCGAGATCAGTGGGGTCGTGGAGGACCCGATCGGCGCCGACGGTCGCGACGAGGCGGATGTGGGGGGCAAGCTCGCCGAGCGGGAGCATGAGGTCAACCTGCTCGAGGGGGCCCGTGCGGGTCTGGCGCAGAACATGGCTGCCCTCGAGCGTCTGGACGCGGGAACCTACGGCACGTGCGAGTCCTGCGGTGAGCCGATCGGGAAGCTGCGTCTGCAGGCCTTCCAGCGCGCAACCCTGTGCGTGTCGTGCAAGAGGGCGCAGGAGAAGCGCTGACGCTCCTCCGGCCGGGCGCAGACGTGGCGACCAGCCCCGGGCGGGTTCACGCGTCGGGGTGACTCGCCGCGGGACCGCGCCGACCCGTCCCGGGCGCGTCCTCCGTTGCAGGGCCTAGGATGCGCTGCGACGACGTTGACGGAGAGGACCTGCGGATGACTACTTCCCCAGAGTCGACCGGGTCACGCACCCGCCTGGATCGGGAGCGAGTGGTCCACGGCGCGATCGAGGTGATCGCTGCCCACGGAGTCGATGGCCTGACCATGCGTCGAGTCGGTCAGGAGCTCGGCGTCGAGGCCATGGCCCTCTACCGATACGTCTCGGGGCGGGACGAGTTGCTCGAGGCAGTCGTCGACGCCCTCCTGGGCGGGATCACCACCAAGGTCGAGGCGCAGGGTTTCGACTCGTGGCAGGGGTACCTGCAGGCCTTGGCCCATGAGGTGCGGGGCGTGGCCCTGACCCATCCGGCGGCCTTCCCGCTCGCCGCGACCCGGCACCCCGAGGCGCCGTGGCTTCGCCCTCCGCTGCGGAGCATCGCCGTGGTCGAGCACTTCCTCGCGACGCTGACCGGGGCGGGCTTCGATGACACGGCCGCCGTGGACGCCTACAAGTTGTTCACCACATTCCTCATCGGGTCCTTGCTGCTGGAGGTTGCCGCCCACGGCAGCGACATCGCCGGCGTGGGCCAGGCGGGGAAGGGGGGCGCGCCCGCCACTCTCAGCGGGGAGCTGGAGGACGCGCCCCACGTGCGACGAACTCAGCAACGGCTGAGCAAGGACACGAGCAAGCAGGAGTTCGAGGTCGGTCTGGAGGCCCTGATCGACCGCATCGAACGTTCTTTCTGAGCGCCCTCTGGCGCGTCCACCGCACCACGCCATCGGTCGCGTGCGGAGCGCGTCGGACAGTGGTTGCCGGGGCCCGTTTTCGCTTGTAAGTTTACAAGATAATCCGCGACTCGTCGGTGAGGGGTACGACCGCCCTGCGAGCCCGTGCGGAGGCGGAGCGAAGCGGAGGCCAGCATGACCGAGGACCAGCCCAGCGACATGGCAATGCCAGCGGATCCGGCCGTCGAGCGCTGCAAGGAGAACGCTCGCCGGCTCCAGCTCCTGCGGGAGCGGCTCGCCGCCGAGCGGTCCGAGGACGGGCCCGATAAGCGCGTCGATGACCGCGTCGTCGCGGCTGAGGGCGTCGCGCCTGCCTAGTTCCTCGGTGTCGGGTGGTGGCGGGGCGCCACCGTGAGATGGGTGCCGAGTGAGCAAAGATGCGCACGGGGTGGCAATTTGGCTCCGCCTGGGGGATCATTTCCCCGTGCGGGGGAGGCCGGGTGCGCTCGCCCCTCGGATCCGCGCTGTTGTGGGGTTCCTGCTGTGGCCGCCGGCTGGCGGCATCTCCTTGTCGTCTGCTGCGCATCTGGCGCGCGAAGGTTGGTCTGTTGTGGGTGTTCGATCCGTGCGGGTGGCCGGTGTCGCTGCCGTGTTGGCGGGGTTGGTGCTCGGAGGCGGGGCGGTGCCCGTCCAGGCCGCCCAGGCCGCCCCTGCCACCCAAACCGCCTCGGGCCCTACGTGGACTTTCTCCGGTAAGGGGTTCGGCCACGGCGTGGGGATGTCGCAGTACGGCGCGAAGGCGCTGGCTGATGACGGCTCGAGCGCCGCGCAGATCCTGAAGTACTACTACCAGGGCATCACCGTCGACCGGGTGCGCGACGACCAGACGGTGCACGTCAACGTCGCCGCTTCTCGGTCGTCGGTGACGCTGCGGACCACTGCGACAGGTTCCGGCGGCGGCTCCTTCACGATCA
Above is a window of Janibacter cremeus DNA encoding:
- a CDS encoding TAXI family TRAP transporter solute-binding subunit translates to MTKRTARTAALLAVPALFLAACGGDGGEGSGGGGDGALTIATGGTGGVYYPLGGGIANVISKNVDGTSATAQETNASVDNMMLIQEGSADLALGVGDVVAGAAEGTGSFEEPLDVCSIGSMYHNYMQPVTTKGTGVQSAEDMKGKTISVGAPGSATEVGAMRVLEAAGIDPEKDIDRRQLGAAETVDALRDGTIDAGFWSGGLPTGALVDLASTGDMQLIEIGEYADELAKEYGDYYVKEDIPAKTYEGQSEPVSVIASPNILVANTSMDEQLQEDVTRAIFENKDALVQVHSAAKELDASTAGDVPFIDACPGSQKYYDEVG
- a CDS encoding carboxymuconolactone decarboxylase family protein, giving the protein MSERSHRPSDRSHVRERAVGGRFPLLEPAGLDEAQRALYETITESPRKDGPFLLVDDDGRLAGPFNAMLHSPAIGEALQSLGSSLRFGGRLPARTRELVICLVAAALDSDYEWYAHSRVARQVSVTDDELDGLRRGELPPSLSSAETATLDLATALLRGARIDDEVHERALPHLGHAGVTELTVLVGYYQTLAGLLAVGAVPAPQQDPETAGTLADPGPSTTP
- a CDS encoding SDR family NAD(P)-dependent oxidoreductase, which gives rise to MTTTQVRADDVTAQDWLGLAGQRVLVAGAGGIGSACARAFEDAGARVCAVDVATDALARLDGRIERITADLTTPSGCTAAVDGVVEHWGGIDVLVHAIGANHRVPVLDVADDEWHRMIEVNLTSAFRLGRAAGRHMVAAGYGRQVYCSSVSSTLAHPDHGPYAASKGGLDQLLRVMAREWAADGVTVNAIAPGYTDTELTRGHLDRPGVREHYTSLVPAGRLGTVEDLTGAVLFLASRQAAFVTGQVLYVDGGRTLV
- a CDS encoding GntR family transcriptional regulator, whose translation is MTSSSASVRRPPTAQAFVLEQMRQAIVAGDLMPGQALRQDALAKRFGVSRVPLREALSTLESEGQVVYEPHRGYKVARLSMDDLLEVYRIRELLEAEAARLAVERADDKVVEEMRQAAAQVNAAGEAGDLLTMTEANRRFHFVMVKAAQMPRLERLIQVLWDATDTYRFVYYGTPANRAVVRDEHELIIDAFVRRDAESLIDMLDLHRQHAIASLRGFLEAG
- a CDS encoding TetR/AcrR family transcriptional regulator encodes the protein MARPSTPLLSRERIRDTALRLIDEDGLAQFSMRGLARALDVQAPSLYSHYANRDEVLDAVANLLTRQVDTSGFADGTWRRGVETWARSYRASLAAHPNAVPLVASGAGRREDFLAMSERVHAGLLAAGWPARYATEIAGSVKYLVVGAASTPFASGFADDARVYLDRYPALAQAHRLPELAEEIDRESFELGLACLLDGLTARYAEVVAGPTSPAAAQERSTRVGP
- a CDS encoding acyl-CoA dehydrogenase family protein — its product is MSAPQTPTSLFGIDTLLTEEERAMQQTVARYCTDRLRPHLAAWYEEGSLPARELARELGDLGVLGMHLEGYGCAGTSATAYGLACLELEAADSGLRSLVSVQGSLAMFAIHRWGSEEQKQEWLPRMAAGEAIGCFGLTEPDFGSDPGGMRTRAVRDGDDWLLNGTKMWITNSPIADVAVVWANTDEGEGSRGIRGFVVPTDTPGFSAPEITKKLSLRASITGEIVLQDVRLPASAMLPEAAGLSGPLSCLNEARFGIIFGAVGAARDCIDTALSYVGDREIFGKPLAAYQLTQAKLADMTLELGKAMLLAIQLGRMKDAGTIRPEQVSLGKLNNVREAIAIARESRTLLGANGITLEYPVLRHANNLESVLTYEGTSEVHQLTIGKALTGEAAFR
- a CDS encoding TraR/DksA family transcriptional regulator, producing MTQTWTEKTPAEAPVKVTAEDSSWTEAELRQVRADLTAEVDRLSEEIAVIEAEISGVVEDPIGADGRDEADVGGKLAEREHEVNLLEGARAGLAQNMAALERLDAGTYGTCESCGEPIGKLRLQAFQRATLCVSCKRAQEKR
- a CDS encoding TetR/AcrR family transcriptional regulator C-terminal domain-containing protein, whose amino-acid sequence is MTTSPESTGSRTRLDRERVVHGAIEVIAAHGVDGLTMRRVGQELGVEAMALYRYVSGRDELLEAVVDALLGGITTKVEAQGFDSWQGYLQALAHEVRGVALTHPAAFPLAATRHPEAPWLRPPLRSIAVVEHFLATLTGAGFDDTAAVDAYKLFTTFLIGSLLLEVAAHGSDIAGVGQAGKGGAPATLSGELEDAPHVRRTQQRLSKDTSKQEFEVGLEALIDRIERSF